One segment of Paraburkholderia caribensis DNA contains the following:
- the phnE gene encoding phosphonate ABC transporter, permease protein PhnE, translating to MNAADLSAGRSSVPPQPSRETMAAAAGKRSWISLLGWIVVIGVLGLSWHAADMRPLDLLTDSGNMGQFAKDFFPPDFTEWRTYLHEMGATLAVAVWGTALSIVCAIPFGLMSAHNMAPAWVVQPVRRLMDACRAINEMVFAMLFIVAVGLGPFAGVLALWVHTTGVLAKLFAEAVEAIDPRPAEGVRATGATSLDEIVYGVLPQVLPLWISYALYRFESNVRSAMVVGMVGAGGIGVVLYESIRSFNYSQTAAVMLMVVVVVTVIDVGSAWMRERVI from the coding sequence ATGAACGCAGCCGACCTGAGCGCCGGGCGCTCGAGCGTGCCGCCGCAGCCTTCTCGCGAGACGATGGCCGCGGCGGCGGGCAAGCGCAGCTGGATTTCGTTGCTTGGCTGGATCGTTGTGATCGGCGTGCTTGGCTTGTCCTGGCATGCCGCCGACATGCGGCCGCTCGATCTGCTGACTGACTCGGGCAACATGGGGCAGTTTGCGAAGGACTTCTTCCCGCCAGACTTCACGGAATGGCGCACCTATTTGCACGAAATGGGCGCGACGCTCGCGGTTGCGGTGTGGGGTACGGCGCTGTCGATCGTGTGTGCGATTCCGTTTGGGCTGATGTCGGCGCACAACATGGCGCCGGCGTGGGTTGTGCAGCCGGTTCGGCGGTTGATGGATGCGTGCCGCGCGATCAACGAGATGGTGTTTGCGATGCTGTTCATCGTCGCGGTTGGGCTGGGGCCGTTTGCTGGCGTGCTTGCTTTGTGGGTGCATACCACGGGCGTGCTGGCGAAGCTGTTCGCCGAAGCCGTCGAGGCTATCGATCCGCGTCCCGCTGAAGGTGTGCGCGCTACGGGGGCTACCAGTCTCGATGAGATCGTGTATGGGGTGCTGCCGCAGGTTTTGCCGTTGTGGATTTCTTATGCGTTGTATCGGTTTGAATCGAATGTGCGGTCGGCGATGGTTGTTGGGATGGTTGGGGCGGGAGGTATCGGTGTCGTGCTTTATGAGTCGATTCGGTCGTTTAATTATTCGCAGACTGCGGCTGTTATGTTGATGGTCGTTGTGGTTGTTACTGTTATTGATGTGGGGTCGGCGTGGATGCGGGAGCGGGTGATCTAG
- a CDS encoding M14 family zinc carboxypeptidase — MQALSFLPDTFAEYDELQAILEVGSGSFEIRSMCETRVRGRTFAVQTASIGSRDPRAPAIGFFGGIHGLERIGTQLVLDYMRALLGRLEWDELLVRQLQSIRLIFVPIVNPGGMWAATRANPNGVDLMRNAPQDAEERVPWLAGGQRVGSWLPWYRGRRGAPMEAEAQALLRVVADELAARPLSFALDCHSGYGWSDSIWFPYAKTRRPMPHLPEMYALKTMFERAHPHHGYMFEPQSHQYLLHGDLWDWAYDRAPPPNIFLPMTLELGSWLWIKKNPRQIFSRQGMFNPLKAHRTARVLRRHANLLDFLTRAAYASQRWLPQGSRREQLLDSATELWYKPGKP, encoded by the coding sequence ATGCAGGCTCTGAGCTTTTTGCCCGATACGTTTGCGGAGTACGACGAACTCCAGGCGATTCTCGAGGTCGGCAGCGGCAGCTTCGAGATTCGTTCCATGTGCGAGACGCGGGTGCGCGGCAGGACCTTCGCCGTGCAGACGGCGAGCATTGGCTCGCGCGATCCGCGGGCGCCCGCGATTGGTTTCTTTGGCGGCATACACGGACTCGAGCGGATCGGCACGCAGCTCGTGCTCGACTACATGCGCGCGCTGCTCGGGCGGCTCGAATGGGACGAACTGCTGGTGCGCCAGCTTCAGTCGATCCGCCTGATTTTCGTCCCTATCGTCAACCCGGGCGGAATGTGGGCCGCGACGCGCGCCAATCCGAACGGCGTCGATCTGATGCGCAACGCGCCGCAGGACGCCGAAGAGCGCGTGCCCTGGCTCGCGGGCGGACAGCGCGTCGGCTCGTGGCTGCCGTGGTATCGCGGGCGGCGCGGCGCGCCGATGGAAGCGGAGGCGCAGGCGCTGTTGCGGGTGGTCGCGGACGAACTGGCGGCGCGCCCGCTGTCGTTCGCGCTCGATTGCCATTCGGGCTATGGCTGGAGCGACAGCATCTGGTTCCCTTACGCGAAGACACGTCGCCCGATGCCGCATCTGCCGGAGATGTACGCCTTGAAGACGATGTTCGAGCGCGCGCACCCACACCACGGCTACATGTTCGAGCCGCAAAGCCATCAGTATCTGCTGCACGGCGACCTGTGGGACTGGGCGTACGACCGCGCGCCGCCTCCCAACATCTTTCTGCCGATGACGCTCGAACTGGGCTCGTGGCTATGGATCAAGAAAAACCCCAGGCAGATCTTTTCGCGCCAGGGCATGTTCAACCCGTTGAAAGCGCACCGCACCGCGCGCGTGCTGCGGCGCCACGCGAATCTGCTCGATTTCCTGACGCGTGCCGCCTACGCGTCGCAGCGCTGGCTGCCGCAAGGCAGCCGTCGCGAGCAGTTGCTCGATAGCGCGACGGAACTCTGGTACAAGCCAGGCAAACCATGA
- the phnD gene encoding phosphonate ABC transporter substrate-binding protein, with translation MKFLRSLLAGVAAVSAFASFAAHAEDLNLGIISTDSSAVLKQRWQPLIDDMNKQTGLNIKAFFATDYAGIIEGMRFNKVQVAYLGNASAIEAVDRSNGEVFGKTTYANGDAGYYSVLITNVNSRFKTLDDVFKNTKDVTLGFGDPNSTSGTLVPGYYLFAQRNAPVRTSFKTVLPSSHEANLLAVVNNKIDIATNNTEMLDTLKKQHPDRFAQVRVLWQSPLIPSDPLVWRKDLPDATKEKLRQFFYSYAKTDPREKAVMANIFSYGGFAPSTDAQLQPIRQIKLFEQKQKIEADASLSDADRKTQMAAIDAKLSALNAQKQ, from the coding sequence ATGAAATTTCTGCGCTCACTGCTCGCCGGCGTTGCCGCTGTGTCGGCATTCGCGAGCTTCGCCGCCCACGCTGAAGACCTGAATCTCGGCATCATCTCGACCGATTCGTCGGCGGTGCTCAAGCAGCGCTGGCAGCCGCTCATCGACGACATGAACAAGCAGACGGGTCTGAACATCAAGGCGTTCTTCGCGACCGACTACGCGGGCATCATCGAAGGCATGCGCTTCAACAAGGTGCAGGTTGCGTATCTCGGCAATGCGTCGGCGATCGAAGCCGTCGATCGTTCGAATGGCGAAGTATTCGGCAAGACGACCTACGCGAACGGCGATGCCGGTTACTACTCGGTGCTGATCACGAATGTGAACAGCCGCTTCAAGACGCTCGACGACGTGTTCAAGAACACGAAGGACGTGACGCTGGGCTTCGGCGACCCGAACTCGACGTCGGGCACGCTGGTTCCCGGCTACTACCTGTTTGCGCAGCGCAACGCGCCCGTGCGCACGTCGTTCAAGACGGTGCTGCCGTCGAGCCACGAAGCGAACCTGCTCGCGGTCGTGAACAACAAGATCGACATCGCGACGAACAACACCGAGATGCTCGATACGCTGAAGAAGCAGCACCCCGACCGCTTCGCGCAGGTGCGGGTGCTGTGGCAATCGCCGCTGATTCCATCGGACCCGCTCGTGTGGCGCAAGGATCTGCCCGACGCGACGAAGGAGAAGCTTCGCCAGTTCTTTTATAGCTATGCCAAGACCGACCCGCGTGAAAAGGCCGTGATGGCGAACATCTTCAGCTACGGCGGGTTTGCGCCGTCGACGGATGCGCAGTTGCAGCCGATTCGCCAGATCAAGCTGTTCGAGCAGAAGCAGAAGATCGAAGCGGATGCGTCGCTGTCGGATGCGGATCGCAAGACGCAGATGGCCGCCATCGACGCGAAGCTGTCCGCATTGAACGCGCAAAAGCAATGA
- a CDS encoding alpha/beta fold hydrolase, whose amino-acid sequence MSTWILLRGLTREARHWGALPGTLRAALDGASRCASATNAEPTRVLTIDLPGNGEYASLRAPLDVAGMVDFVRAAARASGAAGPYCVLAMSLGGMVATCWAQRHPADIARLVLINTSMRPFSRFDERLRPQAWPGLARIASHWRDARAVEEAIHRLTCNQRDTVEADLKEWVAIRDSAPVSRANALRQLLAAARFSAARQRPACATLVLSSREDGLVDPACSAALAAAWSAEHWRHAWAGHDLPHDDPVWTVERIGAWLAQPAADPEIENAQSDLTDE is encoded by the coding sequence ATGAGTACGTGGATTCTGCTGCGCGGCCTGACGCGCGAGGCTCGGCACTGGGGCGCATTGCCCGGCACGTTGCGCGCGGCACTGGACGGCGCGAGCCGATGCGCGTCTGCCACGAATGCTGAGCCCACCCGCGTGTTGACCATCGACCTGCCCGGCAACGGCGAATACGCGAGCCTGCGCGCGCCGCTGGATGTCGCCGGGATGGTCGACTTCGTACGCGCGGCGGCGCGCGCCAGCGGCGCGGCGGGACCGTATTGCGTGCTGGCGATGTCGCTGGGCGGCATGGTCGCGACCTGCTGGGCGCAGCGTCATCCCGCCGACATCGCGCGGCTCGTGCTGATCAACACCAGCATGCGCCCGTTCAGCCGCTTCGACGAACGGCTGCGTCCACAAGCGTGGCCGGGGCTGGCCCGCATCGCTTCGCATTGGCGCGACGCGCGTGCCGTGGAGGAGGCAATTCATCGCCTGACCTGCAATCAGCGCGACACGGTCGAGGCCGACCTGAAGGAGTGGGTTGCCATCCGCGACAGCGCACCTGTCAGCCGGGCGAACGCGCTGCGCCAGCTGCTCGCGGCCGCGCGCTTCAGCGCCGCGCGGCAACGGCCGGCGTGCGCGACGCTGGTGTTGTCGTCGCGGGAAGACGGGCTGGTCGATCCCGCGTGCTCAGCGGCGCTGGCCGCCGCGTGGAGCGCCGAACACTGGCGGCACGCATGGGCCGGCCACGATTTGCCGCACGACGATCCCGTATGGACCGTCGAACGCATCGGTGCCTGGCTCGCGCAGCCGGCCGCCGATCCAGAAATCGAAAATGCGCAATCCGATTTAACCGATGAATAG
- the phnC gene encoding phosphonate ABC transporter ATP-binding protein, which yields MEAIRIERLSKTFGNGRKALDEIDLRIEQGEMVALIGASGSGKSTLLRHIAGFTVSDAQPSQIAILGRPIQQNGRIVREVRSIRRDIGFVFQQFNLVNRLTVEANVLIGALARLPLWRRLTGCFPRSERVLSMSALNEVGIGEHARERASNLSGGQQQRAALARALVQQARIILADEPIASLDPESSRRVMEMLRTLNIEHRLTVLVSLHQVDIAMQYCQRTIAMRRGKVVYDGPSAALTPALLQKLYGDDARELLDDSLQSDGANGANGADSAASAAPRARVLPLKAARSA from the coding sequence ATGGAAGCCATCCGCATCGAACGCCTGAGCAAGACATTCGGCAACGGCCGCAAGGCGCTCGACGAGATCGACCTGCGCATCGAGCAGGGCGAAATGGTCGCGCTGATCGGTGCGTCGGGCTCGGGCAAGTCGACGCTGCTGCGGCATATCGCGGGCTTCACGGTATCGGATGCGCAGCCTTCGCAGATTGCGATACTCGGGCGTCCGATCCAGCAGAACGGCCGCATCGTACGTGAAGTGCGCAGCATTCGCCGCGATATCGGTTTTGTTTTTCAGCAGTTCAATCTCGTGAACCGGCTGACGGTCGAAGCGAACGTGCTGATCGGCGCGCTCGCGCGCCTGCCGCTGTGGCGCCGTCTCACGGGCTGCTTTCCGCGCAGCGAGCGGGTGCTGTCGATGTCGGCATTGAACGAGGTTGGCATCGGCGAGCATGCGCGCGAGCGCGCCTCGAACCTGTCGGGCGGACAGCAGCAGCGCGCCGCGCTGGCGCGCGCGCTCGTGCAGCAGGCGCGCATCATCCTCGCCGACGAGCCGATTGCATCGCTCGACCCGGAATCGTCGCGCCGCGTGATGGAGATGCTGCGCACGCTGAACATCGAGCATCGTTTGACGGTGCTGGTCTCGCTGCATCAGGTCGACATCGCGATGCAGTACTGCCAGCGCACGATCGCGATGCGGCGCGGCAAGGTCGTGTATGACGGGCCGTCTGCGGCGCTGACGCCCGCGCTCTTGCAGAAACTCTATGGCGACGACGCGCGCGAACTGCTCGACGACAGTCTGCAGTCCGATGGCGCCAATGGTGCCAATGGTGCCGATAGTGCCGCGAGCGCCGCGCCTCGCGCGCGCGTGCTGCCGCTCAAGGCGGCGCGCTCGGCCTGA
- a CDS encoding IS256 family transposase encodes MPMKKKRTVASQAAARGPLPELPKALLDELVKGPMTPTEVQDLMLAFNKAIIERAMGAEMNLHLGYPPGESKPAGQANERNGASRKTVITDRGVVRVELPRDRDGSFEPILIPKHERRFTGFDERIIAMYARGMSVREIQAFLAESYGTEVSPDFISSVTDEVMAETLAWQNRPLETMYPVVFFDALRVKIRDDGVVSNKAVYLALGIQADGQRDVLGLWIEQTEGAKFWLKVFNELKNRGCQDILIAVVDGLKGLTDAIGAAYPKTAVQTCIVHLIRNSLEYAGWKDRKAVAQALRPIYAAASEEAAKQALQAFADGPWGAKYPTIVQSWQRAWEHVTPFFVFPPEIRRVVYTTNAIESLNMQLRKIIKTRGHFPNDEAAIKLLWLALRNVLAKNVRSAFDWKSAMNQFAILFGDRFTQARG; translated from the coding sequence ATGCCAATGAAGAAGAAACGCACGGTGGCGTCTCAGGCAGCGGCCCGAGGGCCGCTGCCTGAACTGCCCAAAGCGCTGCTGGACGAGCTGGTCAAGGGGCCGATGACGCCGACCGAGGTGCAGGATCTGATGCTGGCGTTTAACAAGGCGATTATCGAACGCGCGATGGGTGCGGAGATGAATCTGCATCTGGGGTATCCACCGGGCGAATCCAAACCCGCTGGCCAGGCCAACGAGCGCAACGGCGCCAGCCGCAAGACGGTCATCACCGATCGTGGCGTCGTCCGGGTCGAGTTGCCGCGCGACCGCGACGGCAGCTTCGAGCCGATCCTGATCCCCAAACACGAGCGCCGCTTCACCGGCTTTGACGAGCGCATCATCGCGATGTACGCGCGTGGCATGAGCGTGCGCGAGATCCAGGCCTTTCTGGCCGAGAGCTACGGCACCGAGGTGTCGCCCGATTTCATCAGTTCGGTCACCGACGAGGTGATGGCCGAAACGCTGGCCTGGCAGAACCGTCCGCTCGAGACGATGTATCCGGTGGTCTTCTTCGACGCGTTGCGGGTCAAGATCCGCGATGACGGTGTGGTCAGCAACAAGGCGGTGTATCTGGCTCTGGGCATTCAGGCGGACGGCCAGCGCGATGTGCTGGGCCTGTGGATTGAGCAGACCGAGGGCGCGAAGTTCTGGCTCAAGGTGTTCAACGAACTCAAGAACCGCGGCTGCCAGGACATCCTGATTGCGGTCGTTGACGGCCTGAAGGGGCTGACCGACGCGATCGGCGCAGCTTACCCGAAGACGGCGGTGCAGACCTGCATCGTGCATCTGATCCGCAACAGCCTGGAATACGCTGGCTGGAAGGACCGCAAGGCTGTCGCCCAGGCGCTGCGTCCGATCTACGCAGCTGCCAGCGAAGAGGCAGCGAAGCAGGCTCTGCAGGCCTTTGCTGATGGGCCATGGGGCGCGAAATACCCGACTATCGTGCAGTCCTGGCAGCGCGCCTGGGAGCACGTCACGCCGTTCTTCGTGTTTCCACCCGAGATCCGGCGGGTCGTGTACACCACGAACGCCATTGAGAGTCTGAACATGCAGTTGCGCAAGATCATCAAGACCCGCGGTCACTTCCCCAATGACGAGGCTGCAATCAAGCTACTCTGGCTGGCATTGCGCAACGTCCTGGCCAAAAACGTGCGCTCAGCCTTCGACTGGAAGTCAGCCATGAACCAGTTTGCTATTCTGTTTGGCGATCGATTTACGCAGGCGCGCGGCTAA
- a CDS encoding DMT family transporter, producing METLIVLLVLLSAMLHASWNAFLRLAEDRIWLLGMMSIPYLAVSAIGVIVLPLPAPAAWPYIAASVVLEFGYCLALVRAYRSGDFGQIYPIARGLSPLLVFAGALVFVHETLKPLAATGVALVSIGIVSLAFRRDMRFSGESVPYALLTGLFISAYSVVDGIGARVAGNGLSYIMWVYLLWNVPQFLLVWHWRGGAKGLFTSRETMMKGMLSGVIALVAYCLIIEAYRYLPIAMVSALRELSSIFAVLIGFSFMHEKLTARRVFACTLVTLGAVLIRL from the coding sequence ATGGAAACCCTCATCGTCCTGCTCGTCCTGCTTTCCGCCATGCTCCATGCGAGCTGGAACGCTTTCCTGCGCCTGGCCGAAGATCGCATCTGGCTGCTCGGCATGATGTCGATCCCCTACCTCGCCGTGAGCGCGATCGGCGTGATCGTCCTGCCCCTTCCCGCGCCCGCCGCATGGCCCTACATAGCCGCATCGGTCGTGCTGGAATTCGGCTATTGCCTCGCGCTCGTGCGCGCTTACCGCAGCGGCGACTTCGGACAGATCTATCCGATCGCGCGCGGACTCTCGCCCTTGCTGGTGTTCGCCGGTGCCCTCGTGTTCGTGCACGAAACCTTGAAGCCGCTCGCGGCAACAGGCGTCGCGCTGGTGTCGATCGGTATCGTGTCGCTCGCGTTTCGCCGCGACATGCGCTTCTCCGGCGAAAGCGTGCCCTACGCTCTGCTCACGGGTCTTTTCATCTCGGCATACTCCGTCGTCGACGGAATCGGCGCGCGCGTCGCGGGTAACGGACTCAGCTACATCATGTGGGTCTATCTGCTGTGGAACGTGCCGCAGTTTCTGCTCGTGTGGCACTGGCGCGGCGGCGCAAAAGGACTCTTCACGTCGCGTGAAACGATGATGAAAGGCATGCTGTCAGGCGTGATCGCACTGGTCGCGTATTGCCTCATCATCGAGGCGTATCGCTATCTGCCCATCGCCATGGTCTCCGCGCTGCGCGAACTCAGCTCGATTTTCGCGGTGCTGATCGGCTTCTCGTTCATGCACGAAAAACTGACCGCGCGCCGCGTGTTCGCCTGCACGCTCGTCACGCTCGGCGCAGTGCTGATTCGCCTCTAA